A window of Chrysoperla carnea chromosome 3, inChrCarn1.1, whole genome shotgun sequence genomic DNA:
CGCTGTCGTCCAATACAGTGTTTTAACTTCCCACtgtagaaagttattgtaaagggtccgattttcgaaactTCTTtgcgtttcatggttaggataaggcattaacactaatttggCGAAAAAGAACGTAGGCATTTAtttcgtcgtcgatatcgcacgaacaaaaaattatatcgacttcgttgagattTCGATCGATTTGTATTAAaagcaatatgatccgaaaataatttcataacattcgatcgagcCGTTTCGAGTCGGCgagctttttcttaaattttattctgataGATATCGCGGGgacaaaaattgatatcgaCTTCGATGAATATCGACTCCAATCGAAGCGTATTCACGGCAATATAATTCcgttataactatttattatactgggaaatTCTTCGTGTTcagactctatccacggcttgtttaaaaaacattctAGTCTTCTAGTATTGGAACTTTTCTTTCCagcaatttttcaatatcgtTAGAGTAGTATTCAACACATATTAAGTCGAAACTGTTAATTCTAATTAATCAAGTAGCCTGCCAAATTATCGTTAACTGAGCttcttacttttaaaattattaataaagaaaaagaagGATGTAACACcacagttttaaaacaaaaagagtaaaatgtttaagatatttattaatcACTATTTCtcagattttaaaaaagaatcatgTGAATCTTTCACTACCCAAATGGCATCAATTATTTTGCCTTGGTCAATCGAAACAAAGTCCATATACAAGTGAGTGtgattaaatacttttaaagtaCTGTAACCATAATCCCTGGACCGAAATGCTGAATATTCAGGTGctggaataaaattattatgcccCTCTGAACAACCTGCTGATCCGGTTGTTACATGAACCGGTGCTTTAGGATTCACATAAGGAAATTCCATGCTACCATTCATTACTGTATAATTATAAACTGGATAAAACCGTTCGTATATATGTTCATGGGCCCAAATTTCCATATCAacaccatatttataaaatacggaTTCCAGACCATATTTTGGTGGCTCACCAATTCCAATACGAGTTGCTGCTTTCTTAAAATTACAGTCATCTTTGTCGTCACTGGTACAATACATCGGACGATGCGCCAAAACAATAATCCATGGATGTTTATCACGATTTTTAGGCCTTGTTGCTTCTTCTAAATCTTTAATTATCCATTTATATTGTTCTTCTGGTCCAGTAAAATATTgtggataataataaaattctgatgagaagcaaataaaatgtatagGTCCAATATTTACGCTGTAATACAATCCGTCATTGTCGCCGGGCATTGTAAATCGTTCTTTGTAGTGGctaaaattactataattttgaataattagttTCGTTTCAAAAggcagttaaaaaaatttaaatacatgttTCTACAATAATATACTTACTAAGCCTCTTCATGATTTCCAACTGTAGTCATATATGGTACATAAGCAGCAACAGATTCAATTTGTCGCATAAATTCATCACCAAATTGTCCATCATCCTAAAACAAAAccgaaatttcaaataaaataattatgcgtgaaaaaatcaaaagttaattTACCATATCCATGTCGTATGAAAAATCACCATTATGTATTATAGCATTATATAAACCATCTTGGGCTTCCTTTTGTAATTGAGGAAGTGAT
This region includes:
- the LOC123295932 gene encoding acid phosphatase type 7-like codes for the protein MMFCYRFLLSITYFSLAVYGYVRYQPEQIHLSLSDNSRDIIVTWSTPDKTFGKSIVEYGVDKINLRSVGYRKKFVDGGKAKRAQYVHRVTLTDLKANTTYKYRCGGEQGWSPIFWFKTFPDGDNWIPNIAIYGDLGNEEGRSLPQLQKEAQDGLYNAIIHNGDFSYDMDMDDGQFGDEFMRQIESVAAYVPYMTTVGNHEEAYNFSHYKERFTMPGDNDGLYYSVNIGPIHFICFSSEFYYYPQYFTGPEEQYKWIIKDLEEATRPKNRDKHPWIIVLAHRPMYCTSDDKDDCNFKKAATRIGIGEPPKYGLESVFYKYGVDMEIWAHEHIYERFYPVYNYTVMNGSMEFPYVNPKAPVHVTTGSAGCSEGHNNFIPAPEYSAFRSRDYGYSTLKVFNHTHLYMDFVSIDQGKIIDAIWVVKDSHDSFLKSEK